CGCGCTGCTTCGACCTGTCGGGGGACTCGCCCGCCACCGATGCCTCCTCCATGTGCCGCACGTGATCGGTATCCGTCATCGTGCGTCTGCCGAACCGTTGATTCGCCGCCCGGGCAACCGCCACACCACGCTGTCCGAACCATGTACCAGTGTCCTGTGTGTGGGCCTGCCCCAGCCGGTAGACGAGAACGACATACCTACTGGTTCCACTACAAACAGGTCACGCACCCTCGACAGATGAATGTGAGAGGGGTCACCCTGTCTTTCATCCACGCGGGGAGGCATGGATGGGCAGGAGCCGCAGAACACTTCCGGAGGAGCTTCTGCTGCTGGCGTTGGACCCGGCCACGGGTACCACCGCACAGCCGCAGTCGCTCGACCTCGGTCTGGCCGGAGCACAGCTAGTGGAGCTGGCGCTGGCCGGACGGATAGCCCCAGACGGGGATCGTATCGCCGTGGTAGCCCCACGGCCGACAGGAGATCCGACTTTGGACTGCGCGTTGGAGTTGCTGCGAAGGCGTGGCGCTCCCGTGCGGGCAGTGAACTGGATCGGCGGGCCGCGTCTCGGGCTCCGCCAGACCTACCTCTCGCATCTGGAGCGGTGCGGCATGGTGCATGCCGTGGCGGGTCAGATGTGCGGAGTGCTGCCGACCACCCGCTACCAGGCGACGGACAACGAGATCAGCCGGGAGATCAGGTCCCGACTGGACTCGGCGATCCGCACCGGCGTACCGCCGGACCCGCGGACCGCCGCGCTCGCCGCCCTGGCACACGCGGTCGGCCTCGGCAAGCACCTGTACCCGGGCAACGAGGGACGCTCGTCCCGCTCCCGGCTGCGGGATCTGATCAGGCACGACCCCATGGGCGGTCTCGTCGCGCACGCCGTGATGGACGTCCAGAACGGCGTGGGCGCACAGCCACGCCGCAGCCCGGCACCGGCCGGCCGGCAGGCCGCCCCCGGAGCCAGGCCCGCGCCGGAACCCGCTCGTGGTGTTCCGATGCAACCGCGCCGAGGACCGATGGCGCGCGCCGTGGCCCACTGAGCCGCAGTCCCACGGCACCGGAACAGCACGACCCGCACCACACCGGCACGACCCGCACCACCGCACGACCCGCACCGCCACAGCGCCGCACCGTCAGTCCCCAGAGACCGGTTCGGGAGCCGCTGGTCCGCGCGGGGCGACGGAACCGTACGTCCGCACAAGCGGGCGTGGACGGTCCCGCCGCCCCGCGCGGCCGCATGTTCGGGCCCGGCTGCCCGTAACTGACGTGCACGCGGCGCATATACACCGTTTCCCAGCGGTAATAAGCACCTTGGTGGCAGTCTGCTCAACAGCAGATACGCAAAGTCAAGAACGAGGCACGCAGCCGGAGGTGCACGTCCCGTGGCGTCCAATGTCAATCCCACCGTCAGGCGGCGCCGGCTGGGCCAGGAGCTCCGCAGGCTCCGCGAGCTCAAGGGCATGACGGCCGAAGAGGTGGCCGAGCGGTTGCTGGTGTCGCAGTCGAAGATCAGCCGCCTCGAGAACGGCCGCCGCAGCATCAGCCAGCGCGACGTCCGCGACCTGTGCGGGG
Above is a window of Streptomyces griseorubiginosus DNA encoding:
- a CDS encoding GOLPH3/VPS74 family protein; the protein is MGRSRRTLPEELLLLALDPATGTTAQPQSLDLGLAGAQLVELALAGRIAPDGDRIAVVAPRPTGDPTLDCALELLRRRGAPVRAVNWIGGPRLGLRQTYLSHLERCGMVHAVAGQMCGVLPTTRYQATDNEISREIRSRLDSAIRTGVPPDPRTAALAALAHAVGLGKHLYPGNEGRSSRSRLRDLIRHDPMGGLVAHAVMDVQNGVGAQPRRSPAPAGRQAAPGARPAPEPARGVPMQPRRGPMARAVAH